One segment of Candidatus Tanganyikabacteria bacterium DNA contains the following:
- a CDS encoding tetratricopeptide repeat protein, which yields MAARRIEVDFRATRVKPGYALGAQAAGDALFGPGEMPRDTRAATDGVRGRLRWQQTRLGRGIRPGPEGDRLDLSEDARRRSLPPDLAAAEATLDEILAEFERRGLHEHPRARALRLLKSRLLAEPGRAPAPTGRDGETMDREGGRAPGILDLLLETWDALLAMIQPPADRARHRKDLLDEVRRRTARGDQPGAERRLLLLVQRDPGDVEARARLGRLLLDRGDLAGAEPHLRAASEARPNDPARHIALGELHYQLGEPQEALIAFGKALRLKPEHSDANAWLGILAFEGDRPFEAQRFLERAVGFDPNHAVARFYLAQVSLAYGDELRASYQLGIVRRLEPGVDLERFAADEPKAIPARTGGIGYVGWVVPKPGRLAGSPTY from the coding sequence ATGGCGGCACGGCGCATCGAAGTCGATTTCCGGGCGACGCGCGTCAAGCCCGGGTATGCTCTCGGCGCGCAAGCGGCCGGCGACGCCCTCTTCGGCCCTGGGGAGATGCCCCGCGACACGCGGGCGGCGACCGACGGCGTGCGCGGCCGCCTGCGCTGGCAGCAGACGCGCCTGGGCCGGGGCATCAGGCCCGGTCCCGAAGGGGATCGGCTGGATCTGTCGGAGGATGCTCGCAGGCGATCGCTGCCGCCGGATCTGGCCGCCGCCGAGGCCACGCTGGACGAGATACTGGCCGAGTTCGAGCGGCGCGGCCTCCACGAACATCCGCGGGCGCGGGCGCTGCGGCTCCTGAAGTCCCGCCTGCTGGCGGAGCCCGGAAGGGCCCCCGCACCGACCGGCAGGGATGGGGAGACCATGGATCGGGAGGGTGGGCGCGCTCCCGGCATCCTGGACCTCCTGCTCGAGACATGGGACGCCCTCCTGGCCATGATCCAACCTCCTGCCGACCGCGCCCGGCACCGTAAGGATTTGCTGGACGAAGTCCGGCGCCGGACCGCCAGGGGCGACCAGCCGGGCGCCGAGCGACGCCTGCTGCTGCTCGTGCAACGCGATCCGGGCGACGTCGAGGCGCGGGCCCGCCTGGGCCGCCTTCTCCTGGATCGCGGCGACCTGGCGGGGGCCGAGCCGCATCTGCGGGCGGCCTCCGAGGCCCGGCCCAACGATCCGGCCCGGCACATCGCCCTGGGAGAGTTGCACTATCAGCTCGGCGAGCCGCAAGAGGCACTGATTGCATTCGGCAAGGCGCTGCGCCTCAAGCCCGAGCATTCGGACGCCAACGCCTGGCTGGGCATCCTGGCCTTCGAGGGCGATCGGCCCTTCGAGGCCCAGCGCTTCCTTGAGCGGGCGGTCGGCTTCGACCCGAATCACGCGGTGGCGCGCTTCTACCTGGCGCAGGTGAGCCTGGCGTACGGGGACGAGCTTCGCGCGAGCTACCAGCTTGGCATCGTGCGCCGCCTCGAGCCTGGAGTCGATCTCGAGCGTTTCGCCGCCGACGAGCCCAAGGCCATCCCGGCCCGAACCGGAGGCATCGGCTACGTCGGATGGGTCGTTCCGAAACCTGGGCGGCTGGCGGGCTCTCCTACTTACTGA
- a CDS encoding MotA/TolQ/ExbB proton channel family protein, which yields MSSMMGVVALTVFLLVILALEGNPAALWSGHAFVMVIGGSLVATLMSFPAGYLFKIPRLCWEAIRPPKLELPLIVATLVKLADKLRMAGIQGIQKDISNLDDPFLRRGMQYIAEGFDSQEIQDLLEAEMLAIRQRHRTNIGVFESLGGFCPTMGILGTVVSMVAVLANLERPETLGPQIATAMVATLYGVGAANLVFLPMATKLRKASEEELRIRWVMVEIVLALQAGAHPRLIRERLKVSLPPSTRKLIQDLKGRRRQAAQSQPMEPEMAIPQYEEG from the coding sequence GTGTCTTCCATGATGGGCGTCGTCGCCCTCACGGTCTTCCTTCTGGTGATCCTGGCACTGGAAGGCAATCCGGCGGCGCTTTGGTCGGGCCATGCGTTCGTCATGGTCATCGGGGGTTCGCTGGTCGCGACCCTGATGTCGTTTCCGGCGGGCTACTTGTTCAAGATCCCCCGCTTGTGCTGGGAGGCCATCCGCCCCCCAAAGCTGGAGCTGCCGCTGATCGTCGCGACGCTCGTCAAGCTGGCCGACAAGCTCCGCATGGCCGGGATCCAGGGGATCCAGAAGGATATTTCCAACCTGGACGACCCGTTCTTGCGCCGCGGCATGCAGTACATCGCCGAGGGCTTCGACAGCCAGGAGATCCAGGATCTACTGGAGGCCGAGATGCTGGCAATCCGCCAGCGGCACCGCACGAACATCGGCGTCTTCGAGTCGCTGGGCGGCTTCTGCCCCACCATGGGCATCCTGGGAACGGTCGTGTCGATGGTCGCCGTCCTGGCCAACCTCGAACGACCCGAGACGCTAGGGCCCCAGATCGCCACGGCGATGGTCGCCACCCTGTACGGGGTGGGCGCCGCCAACCTGGTCTTCCTGCCGATGGCCACCAAGCTTCGCAAGGCTTCGGAAGAGGAACTGCGGATTCGCTGGGTGATGGTCGAGATCGTGCTCGCCCTGCAGGCCGGCGCCCATCCGCGCCTGATTCGCGAGCGGCTGAAGGTCTCCCTGCCGCCGTCGACGCGCAAGCTGATCCAGGATCTCAAGGGGCGGCGCCGGCAGGCCGCGCAGAGCCAGCCCATGGAGCCCGAGATGGCCATCCCTCAGTACGAAGAGGGCTAG
- a CDS encoding flagellar motor protein MotB — translation MAPGREWRLQREGEEEPASTDRDRWLVTYADLITLLMIFFVVMYALSSRISADNFSKISKSLKSSLHTKKKEGKDIFANMPSQVKSDQMQEAQMRVKQAVAQFDGKSQVRVDLQDRGLVISLFDTAFFEANSPDLKPAMQQALLKISTSLATMSNAISVEGHSDNIPPGGRYTSNWQLAADRATRVVEFMNRHGRIAAKRMSATSYAEYRPLFPNDTPEHRALNRRVDLVVSNEAPKAAITPTPTPEGELMFAPYGSQGNRTPAPGGFDNPFNGGIQNPFGSQY, via the coding sequence GTGGCGCCTGGGAGGGAGTGGCGCCTGCAGCGCGAGGGGGAGGAAGAGCCCGCCTCGACCGACCGCGATCGATGGCTGGTAACCTACGCCGACCTCATCACGCTGCTCATGATCTTCTTCGTGGTCATGTACGCCTTGTCCAGCCGGATCTCGGCGGATAACTTCTCGAAGATCTCCAAGTCGCTCAAGTCGTCGCTGCACACCAAGAAGAAGGAAGGCAAGGACATCTTCGCGAACATGCCGAGCCAGGTGAAGAGCGACCAGATGCAAGAGGCGCAGATGCGCGTGAAGCAGGCGGTCGCGCAGTTCGACGGCAAGAGCCAGGTGCGGGTGGACCTACAGGATCGCGGCCTGGTCATCTCGCTCTTCGACACCGCCTTCTTCGAGGCCAACTCGCCCGACCTCAAGCCCGCCATGCAGCAAGCCCTGCTCAAGATCTCGACCTCGCTCGCCACGATGTCCAACGCCATCAGCGTGGAGGGCCACTCCGACAACATCCCGCCGGGCGGCCGCTACACGAGCAACTGGCAACTGGCGGCCGACCGGGCCACCCGGGTCGTCGAGTTCATGAACCGCCACGGCAGGATAGCCGCCAAGCGCATGTCGGCGACCAGCTATGCCGAGTATCGGCCGCTGTTCCCTAACGACACTCCCGAGCACCGCGCGCTCAACCGCCGGGTGGACCTCGTCGTGTCCAACGAGGCGCCCAAGGCGGCGATCACCCCCACGCCGACGCCGGAAGGCGAGCTGATGTTCGCGCCCTACGGCTCGCAGGGGAACCGGACGCCGGCCCCGGGTGGCTTCGACAACCCGTTCAACGGGGGTATCCAGAACCCATTTGGAAGTCAATACTAG
- a CDS encoding Ig-like domain-containing protein, translating to MATTRRASRKIGPLAAIGAAFLAACFPPPFPPAISETPAQKTSLDVAQTAAPTVAPTVVGTPAPGATPRVLKVTLSPASTTLGVKPRTGATPARAATVQLTSNITMEEGATYSTPAWTSSNTSVATVDGTGMVSSSASTGSATIKVKVGAAEATAGITVVDLGGAGVTIQ from the coding sequence ATGGCAACAACTCGTAGGGCGTCGCGGAAGATCGGGCCGCTGGCGGCGATCGGCGCGGCCTTCCTGGCCGCATGCTTCCCGCCGCCGTTTCCGCCCGCCATCTCCGAGACGCCGGCGCAGAAGACGTCGCTGGATGTCGCCCAGACCGCGGCCCCGACCGTCGCGCCCACCGTGGTCGGGACGCCCGCGCCGGGTGCGACGCCCCGGGTCCTCAAGGTGACCCTGTCGCCGGCGAGCACGACCCTGGGCGTCAAGCCGCGCACCGGCGCCACCCCGGCCAGGGCGGCCACCGTGCAGCTCACCTCCAACATCACCATGGAAGAAGGGGCGACCTACTCCACCCCGGCGTGGACCTCCTCCAACACCAGCGTGGCCACCGTGGACGGGACCGGCATGGTCTCGTCTAGCGCCTCCACGGGAAGCGCCACCATCAAGGTCAAGGTCGGCGCGGCCGAGGCCACGGCGGGAATCACCGTCGTGGACCTGGGCGGCGCGGGCGTGACGATCCAGTAG
- a CDS encoding EthD family reductase — translation MSVKFVALFKQPEDPETFLRTFNEEHVPLLLKVPGPTSADITKLDRDSFGNKPDVFLVVTIGFPDRETFKAAALSPEWRAATENLMTFAKGIVTAYVGS, via the coding sequence ATGAGCGTGAAATTCGTGGCCCTCTTCAAGCAGCCGGAAGATCCCGAGACCTTCCTGCGCACGTTCAATGAAGAGCACGTGCCGCTGCTCCTCAAGGTTCCCGGGCCCACGTCCGCCGATATCACCAAGCTGGATCGCGATTCCTTCGGCAACAAGCCCGACGTCTTCCTGGTCGTCACCATCGGCTTCCCCGACCGCGAGACGTTCAAGGCCGCGGCCCTCTCGCCCGAGTGGCGCGCCGCGACCGAGAATTTGATGACCTTCGCCAAGGGTATCGTCACCGCCTACGTCGGTTCTTAG
- the rpoB gene encoding DNA-directed RNA polymerase subunit beta: MPNTAERVQVYTGAPSLAERLPDLIEIQKESFKWFLDEGLREELVSFSPIVDYSNRLELHFLTDYTLGEPKYTVEECRSRDATFSRPLRIPVRLITKETGEVKEQEIFIGELPVMTPQGTFVINGAERVIVSQIVRSPGVYFKRETDPSGKKTYSATIIPNRGAWLKFETDVNDQVYVRIDKTRKLHATVLLRALGYQDQDMMDLFRHREYLAKTMGADKTDHTPEAALIEVYKKLRPGDMPSVEGGRSVLFSRFFDPKRYDLGKVGRYKLNKKLGIPVPMTDRVLTKEDIVGVIDYLINLNFDIGTVDDIDHLGNRRIRSVGELLQNQFRVGLTRLERIIRERMTIQEADTLTPQNLVNAKPLVAAIKEFFGSSQLSQFMDQTNPLAELTHKRRLSALGPGGLSRERAGFAVRDIHPSHYGRICPIETPEGPNAGLIGSLSTYARVNEYGFIETPYRKVVHGKVTDDVVYLTADEEDEFKVAPGDVELTKDNHFAQPKIPVRFKSEFIQAEPEDVNLVGVSPIQIISVATAMIPFLEHDDANRALMGSNMQRQSVPLLKAERPRVGTGIEKRTAADSGMVVTAIDSGEVTRVTATEIVVREDSGRPRTYHLVKFLRSNQDTCINQKPIVHKGERIAKGQVLADGAATQSGELALGKNILVAFLPWEGYNYEDAILLSQRLVRDDVFTSIHIEKYEVEARATKLGNEEITREVPNVGDDALKDLDERGIIRIGAEVEPDDILVGKVTPKGESEHPPEEKLLRAIFGEKARDVRDTSLRVPHGEKGWVVDVKVFSRDKNDELPPGVNQVVRVYVAQKRKISVGDKIAGRHGNKGIVAKILPIEDMPFLPDGTPVDIVLNPLGVPSRMNVGQTYETILGRAADLLGTFFSVPPFDEMFGEEASDNLIVSQMTAAREHSGKEWLREDGKATLYDGRSGEPFDRPVTVGNIYMMKLVHLVDDKIHARSTGPYSLVTQQPLGGKAQFGGQRFGEMEVWALEAYGAAYTLQEMLTIKSDDVPGRAKAYEAIVKGKNLSKPGIPESFKVLIRELQSLCLDMHVAREDGQEIELFEEEEEPRQRFRTQLLKPPGMAEFESLK; the protein is encoded by the coding sequence ATGCCGAATACTGCTGAGCGAGTGCAGGTTTACACGGGTGCGCCCTCCCTCGCCGAGCGGCTTCCCGACCTCATCGAGATCCAGAAGGAGTCGTTCAAGTGGTTCCTCGACGAGGGTCTCAGGGAAGAGCTGGTCTCTTTCTCGCCCATCGTGGACTACTCCAACCGCCTGGAGCTCCACTTCCTGACCGACTACACGCTGGGCGAGCCCAAGTACACGGTCGAGGAATGCCGGTCCCGTGACGCCACCTTCTCGCGTCCGCTCCGCATCCCGGTCCGCCTGATCACCAAGGAGACCGGCGAGGTCAAGGAGCAGGAGATCTTCATCGGCGAATTGCCGGTGATGACCCCCCAGGGCACCTTCGTGATCAACGGCGCCGAGCGCGTCATCGTCTCGCAGATCGTCCGCAGCCCGGGCGTCTACTTCAAGCGCGAGACCGATCCCTCGGGCAAGAAGACCTACAGCGCCACCATCATTCCCAATCGCGGCGCGTGGCTCAAGTTCGAGACCGACGTCAACGACCAGGTCTACGTCCGCATCGACAAGACGCGCAAGCTGCACGCCACGGTCCTCCTGCGGGCCCTGGGCTACCAGGACCAGGACATGATGGACCTGTTCCGCCATCGCGAGTACCTGGCCAAGACGATGGGCGCCGACAAGACCGATCACACGCCCGAAGCGGCGCTGATCGAGGTCTACAAGAAGCTCCGGCCGGGCGACATGCCATCGGTCGAGGGCGGCCGCAGCGTCCTGTTCTCTCGCTTCTTCGATCCCAAGCGCTACGACCTGGGCAAGGTCGGCCGCTACAAGCTCAACAAGAAGCTGGGCATTCCGGTGCCGATGACCGATCGGGTCCTCACCAAGGAAGACATCGTCGGCGTCATCGACTACCTGATCAACCTCAACTTCGACATCGGCACGGTCGACGACATCGACCACCTGGGCAACCGGCGCATCCGCAGCGTGGGCGAGTTGCTGCAAAACCAGTTCCGCGTCGGCCTCACCCGCCTGGAGCGCATCATCCGCGAGCGCATGACCATCCAGGAGGCCGATACCCTCACGCCGCAGAACCTGGTCAACGCCAAGCCCCTGGTGGCGGCCATCAAGGAATTCTTCGGTTCGAGCCAGCTCTCGCAGTTCATGGACCAGACCAACCCCCTGGCCGAGCTCACGCACAAGCGGCGCCTGTCGGCCCTGGGCCCCGGCGGTCTCTCCCGCGAGCGGGCGGGCTTTGCGGTCCGCGACATCCACCCGTCCCACTACGGCCGCATCTGCCCCATCGAGACGCCTGAAGGCCCCAACGCCGGCCTCATCGGTTCGCTCTCGACCTACGCCCGGGTCAACGAGTACGGCTTCATCGAGACGCCGTACCGCAAGGTCGTGCACGGCAAGGTGACCGACGACGTGGTTTACCTCACCGCGGATGAAGAGGACGAGTTCAAGGTCGCCCCGGGCGACGTGGAGCTCACGAAGGACAACCATTTCGCGCAGCCCAAGATCCCGGTGCGCTTCAAGAGCGAGTTCATCCAGGCCGAGCCCGAGGACGTCAACCTGGTGGGCGTCTCGCCCATCCAGATCATCTCGGTCGCGACGGCGATGATCCCCTTCCTCGAGCACGACGACGCCAACCGGGCCCTGATGGGCTCCAACATGCAGCGGCAGTCGGTGCCGCTCCTCAAGGCCGAGCGGCCCCGGGTGGGCACGGGCATCGAGAAGCGCACCGCCGCCGACTCGGGTATGGTCGTCACGGCCATCGACTCGGGCGAGGTCACCCGCGTGACGGCCACCGAAATCGTCGTCAGGGAAGACAGCGGGCGGCCGCGCACCTACCACCTGGTCAAGTTCCTCCGCTCCAACCAGGACACCTGCATCAACCAGAAGCCCATCGTCCACAAGGGCGAGCGCATCGCGAAGGGGCAGGTCCTGGCGGACGGCGCGGCCACGCAGAGCGGCGAGCTGGCGCTCGGCAAGAACATCCTCGTGGCGTTCCTTCCCTGGGAAGGCTACAACTACGAAGACGCCATCCTGCTCTCGCAGCGCTTGGTCCGCGACGACGTGTTCACCTCGATTCACATCGAGAAGTACGAGGTCGAGGCCCGCGCCACCAAGCTCGGCAACGAAGAGATCACCCGCGAGGTCCCCAACGTGGGCGACGACGCGCTCAAGGATCTCGACGAGCGCGGCATCATCCGCATCGGCGCCGAGGTGGAGCCCGACGACATCCTGGTCGGCAAGGTCACGCCCAAGGGCGAGTCCGAGCATCCGCCCGAAGAGAAGCTGCTGCGCGCCATCTTCGGCGAGAAGGCCCGGGACGTCCGTGACACCTCGCTGCGCGTGCCGCACGGCGAGAAGGGCTGGGTCGTCGACGTCAAGGTGTTCAGCCGCGACAAGAACGACGAGCTTCCGCCCGGCGTCAACCAGGTGGTGCGCGTGTACGTCGCGCAGAAGCGCAAGATCAGCGTCGGCGACAAGATCGCCGGCCGCCACGGCAACAAGGGCATCGTCGCCAAGATCCTGCCCATCGAGGACATGCCCTTCCTGCCAGACGGCACGCCGGTCGATATCGTCCTCAATCCGCTGGGCGTGCCCAGCCGCATGAACGTCGGCCAGACCTACGAGACCATCCTGGGACGCGCCGCCGATCTGCTCGGCACGTTCTTCTCGGTGCCTCCCTTCGACGAGATGTTCGGCGAGGAGGCCTCCGACAACCTGATCGTGTCGCAGATGACGGCCGCCCGCGAGCATTCCGGCAAGGAGTGGCTGCGCGAGGACGGCAAGGCCACGCTGTACGACGGCCGCTCGGGCGAGCCGTTCGATCGGCCGGTCACGGTCGGCAACATCTACATGATGAAGCTCGTCCACCTGGTCGACGACAAGATCCACGCCCGCTCGACCGGCCCGTACTCGCTGGTCACCCAGCAGCCGCTGGGCGGCAAGGCGCAGTTCGGCGGCCAGCGCTTCGGCGAGATGGAAGTGTGGGCGCTCGAGGCCTACGGCGCGGCGTATACGCTCCAGGAGATGCTCACCATCAAGTCCGACGACGTCCCCGGCCGCGCCAAGGCGTACGAGGCCATCGTCAAGGGCAAGAACCTGAGCAAGCCCGGCATCCCCGAGTCGTTCAAGGTCCTCATCCGCGAGCTCCAGAGCCTCTGCCTCGACATGCACGTCGCCCGCGAGGACGGCCAGGAAATCGAACTCTTCGAGGAAGAAGAGGAGCCGCGCCAGCGCTTCCGCACCCAGTTGCTGAAGCCGCCGGGCATGGCCGAGTTCGAGTCGCTCAAGTAG
- a CDS encoding biotin--[acetyl-CoA-carboxylase] ligase — translation MQLIHLPEVDSTSAYLAGPAGAGLVPWTVVLADRQTGGRGQHGRAWVSPAGGLYASILLGPEVVSPVFTLLAGVAVAEGCEAAGATGVGLKWVNDLVYAGRKLGGILAEVVHRRRAILGIGLNLAPVAVPEAAWLEEATGGPVDRLALLEGIVARLAAGLQRRERGGQQAVLEAWAARSVTLGRDVRVESGGEILIGRATGLDEDGRLVLELPGGLLRPVASGTVRLADGRYA, via the coding sequence ATGCAGCTCATCCACCTACCCGAAGTAGACTCGACCTCGGCGTATCTGGCCGGCCCGGCCGGCGCGGGCCTGGTCCCGTGGACGGTCGTCCTGGCGGACCGGCAGACCGGTGGCCGCGGCCAGCACGGGAGGGCCTGGGTTTCGCCCGCGGGCGGCCTCTACGCGTCCATCCTCCTGGGGCCGGAGGTCGTCAGCCCGGTGTTCACGCTCCTGGCAGGCGTCGCGGTAGCCGAGGGATGCGAGGCCGCCGGCGCCACGGGCGTCGGCCTCAAGTGGGTCAACGATCTGGTCTACGCCGGCCGCAAGCTGGGCGGCATCCTGGCAGAGGTGGTGCACCGCCGAAGGGCGATCCTGGGCATCGGCCTGAACCTGGCGCCGGTAGCGGTGCCGGAGGCGGCATGGCTGGAAGAGGCCACGGGCGGGCCGGTTGACCGCCTGGCCCTGCTGGAGGGCATCGTCGCCAGGCTCGCCGCCGGGCTCCAGCGCCGGGAGCGAGGAGGTCAACAAGCTGTCCTGGAGGCCTGGGCGGCTCGCTCGGTGACGCTGGGCCGCGACGTGCGCGTGGAGAGCGGCGGCGAGATCCTGATTGGCCGGGCGACCGGCCTGGACGAGGATGGCCGCCTGGTCCTGGAACTGCCGGGCGGCCTGCTCCGTCCGGTAGCCTCGGGAACCGTTCGGCTCGCCGACGGCCGCTACGCTTGA